Proteins from one Prevotella sp. E2-28 genomic window:
- a CDS encoding glycoside hydrolase family 43 protein: protein MEQYWNNRQKQKQAIRSGELWYDDGGRHINAHGGGIIKYGDTYYWFGEHKDDWTSNAMVGVMCYASKDLINWRNCGVALSVTAPAINQTNRQGGRRRGGATTDSDIEQGCILERPKVIYNPVTKKFCMWFHLELKGRGYDAARYGVAVADRPEGPYKFLYSQRANAGTWPLEGSPMHFDEYLKRDFGTGQMSRDMTLFVDDDGKAYHIFSSEENYTLQIAELTADYLHHTGRYTRMAPGGHNEAPAIFKKDGTYWMITSGCTGWEPNEARMFSAPSIWGPWTQHPNPCRGPKAEKTFMGQSTFILPAGNQYIFMADIWRPRHPRDARYIWLPIEFEDGKPVVRWQDEWIPSTITK from the coding sequence CTGGAGCAATACTGGAACAACCGACAGAAGCAGAAACAAGCTATCCGTAGTGGTGAATTATGGTATGATGACGGCGGACGGCATATCAACGCCCACGGTGGCGGCATCATAAAATATGGCGACACCTACTATTGGTTCGGTGAACACAAGGACGATTGGACAAGCAACGCAATGGTTGGTGTGATGTGCTATGCTTCGAAAGACCTGATAAACTGGCGCAACTGCGGCGTGGCACTGAGCGTCACCGCACCTGCAATTAATCAAACAAATCGTCAGGGCGGAAGACGTCGCGGTGGTGCAACAACCGACTCCGACATTGAGCAGGGCTGTATCCTGGAACGGCCAAAGGTCATCTATAATCCGGTGACAAAGAAATTCTGTATGTGGTTCCACTTGGAACTGAAAGGCCGAGGCTATGACGCAGCCCGCTATGGTGTGGCCGTGGCCGACCGTCCTGAGGGTCCTTATAAATTCCTGTACTCACAAAGAGCCAATGCCGGCACATGGCCCTTGGAAGGCTCGCCCATGCACTTTGACGAATACCTGAAACGCGATTTCGGCACAGGGCAGATGTCGCGCGACATGACGCTCTTCGTTGATGACGACGGCAAGGCCTATCATATCTTCTCCAGCGAAGAGAACTACACATTGCAGATCGCAGAGCTGACTGCCGACTACCTGCACCACACAGGCCGCTACACCCGCATGGCTCCCGGTGGCCACAACGAGGCTCCTGCCATCTTCAAAAAAGACGGCACATATTGGATGATTACCAGCGGCTGCACAGGGTGGGAACCCAATGAAGCCCGAATGTTCTCAGCGCCCAGCATCTGGGGGCCTTGGACGCAGCATCCTAATCCCTGTCGCGGTCCAAAGGCCGAGAAGACCTTTATGGGACAGAGCACCTTCATCCTGCCCGCTGGCAATCAGTATATCTTCATGGCCGACATCTGGCGTCCGCGCCATCCACGCGATGCCCGCTACATCTGGCTTCCCATTGAGTTTGAAGACGGGAAGCCCGTTGTTCGCTGGCAAGACGAATGGATACCATCAACAATAACAAAATAA
- a CDS encoding glycoside hydrolase family 43 protein, with the protein MRVRQNVPTDSIRLSDPAILPDRKTNMYYMTGTGGMMWRSADLKRWEGPFRVTEFEANSWMGPHPMIWAAELHQTGDGWYYYFATFTNQAVKIDTVRGNVIERRASQVLRADNPMGPYRAFGDATYLPANRPTLDGTYWKDKDGKPYMVFCGEWLQNWNGTIEKIELKPDLSGSIGEPKVLFRASDSPWSKEKDEKGNITWNKVTDGPYLFRTATGKFGMVWTSWVFDVYTQGVAYSESGTLDGPWIQEKEPITPPGYGHSMLFQRFDGQWMMSVHHHSKDAQGRTVRIPHFFEVDLSGDKLTIKQ; encoded by the coding sequence ATGCGGGTGCGCCAAAACGTGCCTACAGACTCCATCAGGCTGAGCGACCCGGCAATTCTGCCTGACCGGAAAACAAATATGTACTACATGACGGGAACGGGCGGCATGATGTGGCGATCTGCCGACCTGAAACGATGGGAAGGGCCTTTCCGCGTAACAGAGTTTGAGGCCAACTCATGGATGGGGCCGCACCCCATGATATGGGCCGCGGAGCTCCACCAGACAGGCGACGGCTGGTACTACTATTTTGCAACTTTCACCAACCAGGCAGTAAAGATTGACACCGTAAGGGGAAATGTCATAGAGCGACGCGCTTCACAAGTGCTGCGTGCCGATAATCCCATGGGGCCATACCGGGCCTTCGGCGATGCCACCTACCTGCCCGCCAACCGCCCCACGCTCGATGGCACCTATTGGAAAGACAAGGATGGGAAACCTTATATGGTGTTTTGCGGCGAATGGCTGCAAAACTGGAACGGCACGATAGAGAAGATTGAACTGAAGCCCGACCTCAGCGGCAGCATCGGCGAGCCTAAGGTGCTCTTCCGTGCCAGTGATTCGCCGTGGAGTAAAGAGAAGGACGAGAAAGGCAACATCACCTGGAACAAAGTGACCGACGGGCCCTATCTGTTTCGCACGGCAACAGGAAAGTTCGGCATGGTGTGGACGTCGTGGGTCTTTGATGTCTATACGCAGGGGGTGGCCTACAGCGAGAGTGGCACACTCGACGGCCCGTGGATACAGGAGAAGGAGCCTATTACGCCTCCCGGCTACGGTCACTCGATGCTCTTCCAGCGCTTCGATGGCCAGTGGATGATGTCAGTACATCATCATTCCAAAGATGCGCAAGGCAGAACGGTGCGCATTCCTCATTTCTTTGAAGTAGATTTAAGCGGAGACAAACTAACAATCAAACAATAA
- a CDS encoding TonB-dependent receptor: protein MRHLLVFLFTLITLSTTAQNEDRGLTVSGTVRDTELKEPMIQATVQLFRQKDSTFVGGTVTDIRGNFTIEAPANGIYRIKISSIGYQPIQREVTLRRNQSADLGTLLISPDAIILKEAVVTGRAAQIIVRKDTLVYNPDAYRTPEGSPIEELIKRMPGAEVDEDGNITVNGKKIEKILLDGKEFMLGDVETALKNLPVSIIQNVKFYDQQSDQARITGIEDGNKQAVLDFSIKKGMNRGYMTNLDLAGGTNHRYASRGMGSSFTDKTRFVLMGNFNNKEENAGWWNRRGLNARKMLGTNLNYDDGEKLKMDASVRWNHRDGDNQNENASESFYSDTYRTFSNSYSKQLSRSNNWSGNIRLEWKPDTLTNLLLRANGSMGTSDNLSSSSSATFDADPYLYVNNPLGSLSPTSSLAPYIVNNSNGASLGYGENKNAWAMLQLYRRLNPRGRNVTLRIEGSIGDSDNRNASNNEVLLHKKDSSYFTARYNTTPSDNQGYVISALYSEPLWKGAHLQFNYELRYNQNKSDRKTYDFSHQPQNIFSGIVPEYREWDDWLSTVYPTLGTFLDDSLSRYSEYKNYTHNIRLTLRHWQEEYDYNIGILMQPQRSNFIQDYRGHYVDTIRNVVNFTPTIDFHYKFSDQQNIYAHYRGDTQQPEITQLLEIRDDSNPLYITSGNRGLKPQFTNSLNVYYNNYIQKYKRSIVLYGNYRHIRNAISNKVTYHPETGGSESRPENINGNWNADGGFNFSTAIDSAAHWNIGSDTRLRYNNYVSYVAQAQNEAAKNTTKTTNWNQRLNASFRNDWLEVTLDGNVNYQHSRNELQPSADLDTWRFSYGGQMMVRLPIGLEISTNLHETSRRGYNDPSSNTNELIWNGQISKTFLKSKTLVVALNFYDLLGQQSNYDRWVNANGRSDTRYNSINSYAMLHVRYRLNMFGGKVDTEGRYDKKWGNNDRRER, encoded by the coding sequence ATGCGACATTTACTGGTTTTCCTCTTTACACTCATCACCCTCAGCACCACCGCACAGAATGAAGACCGCGGACTGACCGTAAGCGGAACAGTGCGAGACACCGAACTCAAGGAACCCATGATACAGGCCACCGTGCAGCTATTCCGGCAGAAAGACTCCACATTCGTGGGTGGCACCGTGACCGACATCCGGGGCAACTTTACCATAGAAGCCCCTGCAAACGGCATCTACCGGATAAAAATCTCGTCAATAGGCTACCAGCCCATTCAGCGAGAGGTGACGCTGCGCCGCAACCAAAGTGCAGACCTGGGCACCCTGCTGATTTCGCCTGATGCCATCATCCTGAAAGAGGCAGTTGTCACAGGGCGCGCCGCACAAATCATCGTCAGGAAAGACACGCTGGTCTATAACCCCGATGCCTACCGCACCCCCGAGGGGTCACCCATCGAGGAACTTATCAAACGTATGCCCGGTGCCGAGGTGGATGAAGACGGAAACATCACCGTCAACGGCAAGAAAATAGAGAAAATACTGCTCGACGGCAAGGAGTTCATGCTCGGCGACGTAGAGACGGCACTGAAAAACCTGCCCGTCTCTATCATCCAGAATGTAAAGTTCTACGACCAGCAGAGCGACCAGGCGCGCATCACTGGTATTGAGGACGGCAACAAGCAGGCCGTGCTCGACTTCAGCATTAAGAAGGGCATGAACCGCGGCTACATGACCAACCTCGACCTGGCAGGCGGTACTAACCATCGCTATGCCTCGCGCGGCATGGGAAGCAGTTTCACGGACAAGACGCGCTTCGTGCTGATGGGCAATTTCAACAACAAGGAGGAAAATGCCGGATGGTGGAACCGCCGCGGTCTGAATGCCCGTAAGATGCTGGGCACCAACCTGAACTACGACGACGGCGAGAAACTGAAAATGGATGCCTCTGTGCGCTGGAACCACAGGGATGGCGACAACCAGAACGAGAATGCCAGCGAGAGTTTCTACAGTGATACCTATCGCACATTCAGCAACAGCTATTCAAAACAGTTGTCACGCAGCAACAACTGGAGCGGAAATATTCGCCTGGAATGGAAACCCGACACGCTGACGAACTTGCTGTTGCGTGCCAACGGCAGCATGGGAACCAGCGATAATCTGTCGAGTTCATCGAGTGCCACCTTCGATGCCGACCCTTACCTGTATGTTAACAATCCCTTGGGCTCGCTGTCACCCACCAGTTCTCTGGCACCTTATATTGTAAACAACAGCAACGGTGCCAGCCTGGGCTACGGCGAAAACAAGAATGCCTGGGCCATGCTGCAACTATACAGGCGACTGAATCCGCGTGGCCGTAACGTCACACTACGCATTGAAGGCTCCATAGGTGACAGCGACAACCGCAATGCCTCTAACAATGAAGTGTTGCTACACAAGAAGGACTCATCATATTTCACTGCACGCTATAATACCACGCCAAGCGACAATCAGGGCTACGTGATCAGTGCCCTTTACAGCGAGCCGCTGTGGAAAGGAGCACACTTGCAGTTCAACTACGAGTTGCGCTACAACCAGAACAAAAGCGACCGCAAGACCTATGACTTCAGTCACCAGCCACAGAACATCTTCAGCGGCATAGTGCCAGAATACCGTGAATGGGACGACTGGCTGTCAACGGTCTATCCCACATTGGGCACCTTCCTGGACGACTCGCTCAGCCGCTATTCTGAATATAAAAACTACACACACAACATCCGACTTACCCTGCGCCACTGGCAGGAGGAATACGACTACAACATAGGTATCCTGATGCAGCCTCAGCGCTCTAACTTCATTCAGGACTATCGCGGACATTATGTTGATACCATCCGCAACGTGGTCAACTTCACGCCTACCATCGATTTCCACTATAAGTTCAGCGACCAACAGAACATCTACGCGCATTATCGCGGCGACACCCAACAGCCCGAAATTACCCAGCTACTTGAAATACGCGATGACTCAAACCCACTTTACATCACATCAGGTAACCGCGGACTGAAACCGCAGTTCACCAACTCGCTGAACGTCTATTACAACAACTACATTCAGAAGTACAAACGGTCCATCGTGCTCTATGGCAACTACCGGCATATCCGCAACGCCATATCCAACAAGGTGACATATCACCCCGAAACAGGCGGCAGCGAATCGCGCCCGGAGAACATCAACGGCAACTGGAATGCTGACGGCGGCTTTAACTTCAGCACCGCCATTGACAGTGCTGCCCACTGGAACATCGGCTCCGACACGCGCCTACGCTACAACAACTACGTCAGCTACGTGGCGCAAGCTCAAAACGAAGCTGCTAAGAACACCACGAAGACCACGAACTGGAACCAGCGTCTGAACGCCAGCTTCCGTAACGACTGGCTGGAGGTTACCCTTGATGGCAACGTGAACTATCAGCACTCACGCAACGAACTGCAGCCCAGTGCCGACCTCGACACCTGGCGCTTCAGCTATGGCGGACAGATGATGGTCAGACTGCCTATTGGTCTCGAGATATCCACAAACCTCCACGAAACCAGTCGCAGAGGCTACAACGACCCTTCGTCAAACACCAACGAACTGATATGGAACGGACAGATATCGAAGACTTTCCTCAAATCCAAGACCCTTGTCGTGGCACTCAACTTCTACGACCTGCTTGGCCAGCAGTCCAACTATGACCGCTGGGTCAATGCCAATGGGCGCAGCGACACCCGCTACAACAGCATCAACTCATACGCCATGCTCCACGTGCGCTACCGTCTGAATATGTTTGGCGGCAAAGTGGATACCGAAGGACGCTACGACAAGAAATGGGGAAACAATGACCGAAGAGAGAGATAG
- a CDS encoding ECF transporter S component has protein sequence METTARLYTLNYDEAKTYLWAAIFIVCNLALPQVFHLIPQGGIIFSPLSLVIMAGAYKFGWKAGLLAAILSPSVNHLVTGMPAWGVLPVMTMKLAVLALVAGLTAQHFKTATLPLLIGVVLVCKAIEALGELALTGGIAATVADFTIGWPGILMQILGTWFVIKYLHR, from the coding sequence ATGGAAACAACAGCAAGACTTTACACACTCAACTATGACGAGGCCAAGACCTATCTGTGGGCAGCCATTTTCATTGTCTGCAACCTGGCATTGCCTCAAGTGTTCCACCTCATTCCCCAGGGCGGCATCATCTTCTCGCCCCTCTCGCTCGTCATCATGGCCGGTGCCTATAAATTCGGGTGGAAGGCAGGCCTGCTGGCAGCCATCCTGTCGCCATCGGTAAACCATCTTGTCACCGGTATGCCCGCATGGGGCGTGCTCCCCGTAATGACGATGAAACTGGCCGTGCTCGCCCTCGTGGCCGGACTAACGGCCCAGCACTTCAAGACCGCCACGCTGCCCCTGCTCATAGGCGTTGTCCTGGTATGTAAAGCCATAGAGGCTCTGGGCGAACTCGCGCTCACAGGTGGAATTGCCGCTACCGTGGCCGACTTTACCATTGGCTGGCCAGGCATCCTGATGCAAATCCTCGGCACGTGGTTTGTCATTAAATACCTGCACCGCTAA